A genome region from Aurantiacibacter sp. MUD61 includes the following:
- a CDS encoding ATP-binding cassette domain-containing protein translates to MRALLGAIVEFAGPRLPATIAIIALAAVLEGIGLVLLLPVAETIFAQGDEVGTGLSANLLSYLSGAGVDTPLKQLTVMGGAFLVLIIVRALVLMKRDVMMMQLAQGFVDHIRRGFFDRLAHADWPVIKRFRKSQLLNSITTNIGRLAVTMQFLSNGMVLSVMSLAYLVAAFVVSPVLGAALLVMIALGLLFAAIWMRRSHRLGRNLNRANRGVMHETTRFLEGMKAAKAARAEAELAARFADSIAETRAISVQFVMQQSRLRNAVQVIAACFALIVLLVGFGWVGLTGGELLVMAAIVLRLAPNLVATFGGLQSIAHALPAFESIRELEAELDDAHRHLRPSAEASDADAPRSGGVLRLENCAVEVQGEQGESVTLVRTGQLDIAPGSLAHIGGPSGAGKSTLVEVIAGLHLPARGRVTWGEVALGVDTRRAWQSQIAFAPQEPFLFDGTVRENLLWPNCEADDELIREKLVASEADQIVSALPNGLDEELLDGGARLSGGERQRLCLARALLRPAQMLILDEATSAMDPQLERRIIGHLRQTIGDRIILMVSHSLNAVQYADLRIDVSNGEARAVQ, encoded by the coding sequence ATGCGCGCATTGCTGGGTGCGATCGTGGAATTCGCTGGGCCACGCCTGCCAGCGACTATCGCCATAATCGCGCTCGCCGCCGTGCTGGAGGGCATCGGCCTCGTCCTTCTGCTCCCCGTTGCCGAGACCATTTTTGCACAAGGGGATGAGGTCGGAACCGGCCTGAGCGCCAATCTGCTGAGCTATTTGTCCGGTGCCGGCGTGGATACGCCGTTAAAGCAGCTTACGGTGATGGGCGGCGCATTCCTGGTGCTGATAATCGTCCGCGCTCTCGTCCTCATGAAGCGCGATGTCATGATGATGCAGCTCGCGCAGGGCTTCGTCGATCATATCAGGCGTGGCTTTTTCGATCGGCTCGCGCATGCCGACTGGCCGGTGATCAAGCGCTTCCGTAAGTCTCAGCTGCTGAATTCCATTACCACAAACATCGGCAGGCTGGCCGTCACCATGCAATTCCTGTCGAACGGAATGGTGCTGTCGGTGATGTCGCTCGCCTATCTGGTGGCGGCCTTTGTCGTCAGCCCGGTTCTTGGTGCTGCCCTGCTGGTCATGATCGCCTTGGGCTTGCTCTTCGCCGCGATCTGGATGCGGCGGAGCCATCGGTTGGGGCGCAATCTCAATCGCGCGAACCGCGGTGTCATGCACGAAACCACGCGCTTCCTCGAAGGGATGAAGGCGGCAAAGGCGGCGCGCGCCGAGGCTGAACTGGCCGCACGTTTTGCCGACAGTATTGCAGAGACGCGCGCGATCTCCGTGCAATTCGTCATGCAGCAATCGCGGCTGCGCAATGCGGTGCAGGTAATCGCAGCATGTTTTGCGCTGATCGTATTGCTGGTCGGCTTCGGCTGGGTGGGCCTGACCGGCGGCGAGCTGCTTGTGATGGCCGCCATCGTCCTGCGGCTCGCGCCCAATCTCGTGGCGACTTTTGGCGGATTGCAATCTATCGCGCATGCGCTGCCAGCCTTCGAAAGTATCCGCGAGCTGGAAGCCGAGCTGGATGATGCGCACCGGCATCTGCGCCCATCAGCCGAGGCGAGCGACGCAGACGCTCCTCGGTCCGGCGGTGTGCTCCGGTTGGAAAATTGCGCTGTCGAAGTGCAGGGAGAGCAGGGCGAGTCGGTGACGCTCGTGCGCACGGGTCAACTCGACATCGCTCCGGGCTCTCTGGCGCACATCGGCGGACCTTCGGGCGCTGGCAAGTCTACGCTGGTCGAGGTGATCGCCGGCCTTCACCTTCCTGCACGAGGGAGGGTCACGTGGGGCGAAGTCGCGCTGGGCGTGGACACCCGCCGCGCATGGCAATCGCAAATCGCATTCGCGCCGCAGGAGCCTTTCCTGTTCGACGGTACCGTCAGGGAAAACCTCCTGTGGCCCAATTGCGAGGCGGATGATGAGCTGATCCGTGAAAAGCTTGTTGCGTCAGAAGCCGATCAGATCGTGAGTGCTCTGCCAAACGGGTTGGACGAAGAACTGCTCGACGGCGGTGCGCGACTATCGGGCGGCGAACGACAAAGATTGTGCCTTGCCCGCGCGCTATTGCGACCTGCTCAAATGCTGATCCTCGACGAGGCGACCTCGGCGATGGACCCTCAGCTCGAACGGCGAATCATCGGGCATTTGCGCCAGACAATCGGCGACCGGATCATCCTGATGGTCTCCCATTCGTTGAACGCAGTGCAATATGCCGACCTGCGGATTGATGTGAGCAACGGTGAGGCCCGCGCCGTTCAGTAA
- a CDS encoding PqqD family protein: MEISNDTEIRKTDNFVETVVDDELVLLHIINGQFYSLKDTGRRAWELLEDNKQFGSLVNAMCGEYEVAEDTCREELGKLFGDLQERTLVEIN, from the coding sequence TTGGAAATTTCAAACGACACCGAAATCCGCAAGACCGACAATTTCGTCGAGACTGTTGTCGATGACGAGCTGGTGCTGCTGCACATCATCAACGGACAGTTCTACAGCCTGAAAGACACAGGACGCCGCGCTTGGGAATTGCTTGAGGACAACAAGCAATTCGGCTCGCTGGTCAATGCCATGTGCGGCGAATATGAGGTCGCCGAAGACACCTGCCGCGAGGAATTGGGCAAGCTCTTCGGCGATCTGCAGGAGCGGACGCTAGTCGAAATCAACTAG
- a CDS encoding nucleotidyltransferase family protein yields the protein MNSLPTQLTDLADALRPALGFPSSETPPQPCIALARFAVERHRVGALLERAWESAEDDEVRAYLSRHLKNMTRRELKQKAAAMRLRALLDAQGIASREIKGWRLGEELYGQSTLRAAKDVDLLVLPGCFSSAIDLASRHGYIVAGEAGEAGAGKAHRIARYHREISILDPELGVEIELHSRTLKNPPAGWQEPDVDRDEVSALQDPDYVLYLIAHGTICRWNRLKWLCDLAMLTQKLDPSIRSRVMVRAKQLNFAPALLASLLLAKQLWSDCPTEPWIDELEVHSTHKRVQAHLKAFRRGIADLGGVPLPERILRHAEIFRDPPVFGKHRSRIVALRNNAMLWFLWKL from the coding sequence ATGAATTCGCTCCCCACTCAGCTGACGGACTTGGCCGATGCGCTGCGGCCCGCGCTGGGATTTCCTTCATCCGAGACACCGCCACAGCCGTGCATTGCACTCGCGCGCTTTGCTGTGGAACGGCACCGCGTGGGCGCATTGCTCGAACGTGCTTGGGAAAGCGCCGAGGATGACGAGGTCAGGGCTTACCTCAGCCGGCATCTGAAAAACATGACGCGCCGCGAGCTCAAGCAGAAGGCAGCGGCTATGCGTTTGCGTGCTTTGCTGGATGCGCAAGGCATAGCATCACGGGAAATCAAAGGGTGGCGTCTGGGTGAGGAGCTTTACGGCCAGTCCACACTTCGTGCCGCGAAAGATGTCGATCTTCTGGTGCTTCCGGGATGCTTCTCCTCCGCGATCGATCTGGCTTCCCGGCATGGCTATATAGTCGCTGGTGAGGCAGGCGAGGCCGGTGCGGGAAAGGCTCACCGCATTGCAAGATATCACCGCGAAATCAGTATCCTTGATCCTGAACTTGGCGTGGAAATTGAACTTCACTCGCGCACTTTGAAAAATCCGCCTGCCGGGTGGCAGGAGCCCGATGTCGATCGCGACGAAGTCAGCGCTCTTCAGGATCCTGATTACGTTTTGTATCTGATCGCGCATGGCACGATTTGTCGCTGGAACCGGCTGAAATGGCTGTGCGATCTCGCCATGCTGACGCAAAAGCTCGATCCCTCAATTCGCTCTCGGGTCATGGTCCGGGCGAAGCAGTTGAACTTCGCTCCTGCGCTTCTCGCCAGCCTGCTGTTGGCCAAGCAATTGTGGAGCGATTGTCCGACTGAGCCGTGGATCGATGAACTGGAAGTTCACTCGACGCATAAGCGCGTGCAGGCTCATCTAAAAGCTTTCCGCCGCGGTATTGCCGATCTTGGCGGCGTGCCCCTGCCGGAGCGCATCCTGCGCCACGCCGAAATCTTTCGCGATCCGCCCGTGTTCGGCAAACATCGAAGCCGCATCGTAGCCCTGCGCAACAATGCGATGTTGTGGTTTCTCTGGAAGCTCTGA
- a CDS encoding phytoene desaturase family protein: MTKQYDAVIIGAGHNGLVCAFYLAQAGLKVRIVERRDVVGGAAVTEEFHPGFRNSVASYTVSLLQPKVIADMRLVENGYRVIERPISNFLPQEDGGYLKLGGGLERTQAEFRKFSNADAEALPAYYDALEGVAEVLRALALKTPPNVGDGFRSLIAAALQGYGMSRLDTQAKRNVLDLFTKSATSFLGQWFESEPVKAAFGFDAVVGNYASPDTPGSAYVLLHHVFGEVNGTKGAWGHCVGGMGTITQLMAKACREAGVEISLESPVSEVLVDGGTVAGVKLRSGEEVAAKRVIANVGPRLLYGKMLDASHQPEDFRRAMKGFKAGGGTFRMNVALSELPRFTAHPEPGEHHSSGIIIAPTLDYMDRAFLDAKTHGWSKTPIVEMLIPSTVDDSLAPPGQHVASLFCQQFAPELPNGRDWDDEEAAAVDTIIDTVEKHAPGFRASLLGKQVLSPKGLERKFGLVGGDIFHGHMSLDQLWSARPVLGHGAYRGPVKGLYMCGSGAHPGGGVTGAPGHNCAREVIADGGSFHRFA; this comes from the coding sequence ATGACTAAGCAATATGATGCAGTGATCATCGGCGCGGGGCACAATGGCCTCGTATGCGCTTTCTACCTTGCGCAGGCCGGCCTGAAGGTGCGCATTGTGGAGCGGCGCGATGTCGTGGGCGGTGCGGCGGTGACAGAAGAATTTCATCCGGGCTTCCGCAACTCTGTCGCCAGCTACACGGTCAGCCTGCTGCAGCCCAAAGTGATCGCGGATATGCGGCTCGTCGAAAACGGCTATAGGGTGATCGAGCGGCCGATTTCCAACTTCCTGCCGCAGGAAGATGGCGGCTATCTGAAACTCGGCGGCGGGCTGGAGCGGACGCAGGCGGAATTTCGCAAATTCTCGAACGCCGATGCGGAGGCCCTGCCTGCCTATTACGATGCGCTGGAAGGCGTTGCCGAAGTCCTGCGAGCGCTCGCGCTCAAGACGCCGCCCAATGTCGGCGATGGTTTTCGCAGTCTCATTGCAGCAGCGTTGCAGGGTTATGGCATGTCCCGGCTGGACACGCAGGCGAAGCGGAATGTGCTCGACCTGTTCACCAAATCCGCCACCAGCTTCCTTGGACAATGGTTTGAAAGCGAGCCGGTGAAGGCTGCGTTCGGCTTTGACGCGGTCGTAGGCAACTACGCTTCCCCTGACACGCCGGGCAGCGCCTATGTCCTGCTGCATCACGTTTTTGGCGAGGTTAATGGCACAAAAGGCGCCTGGGGCCACTGCGTCGGCGGCATGGGCACGATCACCCAGCTGATGGCCAAAGCCTGCCGCGAAGCGGGTGTGGAGATCAGCCTGGAATCGCCTGTCAGCGAAGTGCTGGTCGATGGTGGCACCGTGGCGGGCGTAAAGCTCAGGAGCGGCGAAGAAGTGGCCGCGAAGCGGGTTATCGCAAATGTCGGGCCGAGGCTGCTCTACGGCAAAATGCTCGATGCGAGCCATCAGCCGGAGGATTTCCGCCGCGCGATGAAAGGTTTCAAGGCGGGCGGCGGGACATTCCGCATGAATGTCGCGCTGAGCGAGTTGCCGCGCTTCACCGCGCACCCCGAACCGGGCGAGCATCATTCATCCGGCATCATCATTGCGCCGACGCTCGATTACATGGACCGCGCTTTTCTCGACGCTAAGACACACGGCTGGTCGAAGACACCGATCGTCGAGATGCTGATACCCAGCACGGTGGACGACAGCCTCGCTCCGCCGGGCCAGCATGTCGCCAGCCTGTTCTGCCAGCAATTTGCTCCTGAATTGCCCAATGGTCGCGATTGGGACGATGAAGAGGCCGCAGCCGTCGACACCATTATCGACACCGTCGAAAAGCATGCTCCCGGCTTCCGCGCCTCGCTCCTCGGCAAACAGGTGCTCAGTCCTAAAGGTTTGGAGCGCAAATTCGGCCTTGTGGGCGGGGATATCTTCCACGGACATATGAGCCTCGACCAACTCTGGTCGGCGCGGCCGGTGCTTGGCCACGGCGCCTATCGTGGACCGGTAAAGGGGCTCTACATGTGTGGATCGGGCGCGCATCCCGGCGGCGGCGTCACCGGTGCTCCCGGGCACAATTGCGCGCGCGAAGTCATTGCTGACGGCGGGAGCTTCCACCGCTTCGCCTAA
- a CDS encoding amidohydrolase family protein: MLRTNSLFAASLLAIAIAMPAHAQVQPPAESDDPPVESEATEDENTRIAPPAIPESDQTGEGDAAPATAEAEETGWDVNNPPGVQITQVPIRTDEGTWMDIDVSPDGRTIAFSLLGDIYTMPISGGTPTRIAEGLAWEVQPRFSPDGSRIAFTSDRGGGDNIWIMNADGSDARQLTNEDFRLMHQPSWSPDGQFIVAKKHFTTGRSLGTGEVWMYHISGGSGVQLVARPNEQHQKELGEPIFTADGTGVYYTRNVTPGGTFEYAQDSNQGLFNIERYDLATGEVTTAVSGLGGSVRPTPSPDGSMIAFVRREALQSQLWVRDLETGAERRIYDDLDRDVQETWAITGVYPNMDWTPDSRSIVFWAGGKINRVNADGSGFAEIPFVVDDTRGVLPAPHPQIPVAVDNVDVTMARFATVSADGDTVVFESLGRLYTMPASGGTPRRLTRDSGDAMEAYPAWSRDGSQIVYVRWTDAGLGEIRTVGANGQGGRAITSTPGHYSRPQFSPDGRTIVFERGSGGYLTAPEYSDNSGVYRMPASGGEQVLVSRSHSRPHFGASSDRIFMTGSDSGAQALFSSDLNGEDIRTHARGDLATGFYVSPTGRHVAFTENYDAYAMPLMPGGQTVTVSGSARALPVVEVSDSGADYVHWSDDGDQLNWSLGAMLYSADTDELFAMAPPGEGETSGYEQPETGVSLLRTVPADRHQGSLAITGARIITMAGDDGGIIEGGTILINGDVIAAIGPAGEVSVPAGTPTIDASGRTIIPGIVDAHAHGPVATNDLVPQQNWHLQQVLALGTTTIHDPSSDSPFFVAEDMQRTGMILAPRMFSTGRIIYGARSPYAYAQIDSLEDALDHVRRLRAEGAPSVKNYNQPRREQRQMVVEAARQENMLVVAEGGSLYGMDMNLVADGNSTLEHNLPVEIMYEDVLQFFERANTNYTPTLVVGYGGLAGDPYWRQATNAFEQPLLDAHTPPAILRAATARRTTAPEGDFVDDDIAREAARLAERGVEVSAGGHGQQSGIDIHWEIWSFARGGMSPLQALETATIAPARSLGMASEIGSLEVGKLADLVILTGNPLENIQNTQTVETVVLGGRAYDAATLNEVVTGDRQRAPYWWED, translated from the coding sequence ATGCTCCGCACCAATTCGCTTTTCGCCGCCAGCCTGCTCGCCATTGCGATTGCCATGCCTGCCCACGCGCAGGTGCAGCCGCCCGCCGAGTCAGACGATCCTCCGGTGGAAAGCGAAGCGACGGAAGATGAGAATACGCGGATCGCGCCTCCAGCCATTCCCGAATCCGACCAGACGGGCGAAGGCGATGCCGCGCCTGCCACGGCGGAGGCTGAGGAAACCGGCTGGGACGTGAACAACCCTCCCGGGGTGCAGATCACGCAGGTGCCGATCCGCACCGATGAAGGTACATGGATGGATATCGATGTGTCTCCAGACGGGCGCACGATCGCCTTCTCGCTGCTCGGCGATATCTACACCATGCCGATTTCTGGCGGTACGCCGACGCGCATTGCAGAAGGCCTCGCCTGGGAGGTGCAGCCGCGCTTCTCTCCCGATGGCAGCCGCATAGCCTTCACATCCGACCGGGGCGGCGGCGACAATATCTGGATCATGAATGCCGACGGTTCGGACGCGCGGCAGCTGACCAATGAAGACTTCCGCCTGATGCACCAGCCCAGCTGGTCGCCGGACGGACAATTCATCGTCGCCAAAAAGCATTTCACGACCGGCCGCTCACTCGGCACGGGTGAGGTGTGGATGTATCACATTTCCGGCGGCAGCGGCGTGCAACTCGTCGCGCGGCCCAATGAACAGCACCAGAAGGAACTGGGCGAACCGATTTTCACCGCCGATGGCACCGGGGTCTATTACACTCGCAATGTGACGCCGGGCGGCACGTTCGAATATGCGCAGGATTCCAACCAGGGCCTGTTCAATATCGAACGCTATGACCTTGCCACCGGCGAAGTGACGACGGCCGTTTCCGGCCTCGGCGGCTCGGTGCGGCCCACGCCTTCGCCCGATGGCTCGATGATCGCATTCGTGCGCCGTGAGGCGCTTCAGTCGCAGCTGTGGGTGCGTGATCTCGAAACAGGGGCAGAGCGCCGGATTTACGACGATCTCGACCGCGATGTGCAGGAGACCTGGGCCATCACCGGGGTCTATCCCAACATGGACTGGACGCCGGACAGCCGCTCGATCGTGTTCTGGGCGGGCGGAAAGATCAATCGCGTCAACGCAGATGGCTCTGGCTTTGCCGAAATCCCCTTCGTGGTCGATGACACGCGCGGCGTGCTACCCGCGCCCCATCCGCAAATCCCTGTGGCGGTGGACAATGTCGATGTCACGATGGCGCGCTTCGCCACGGTTTCGGCCGATGGCGACACGGTCGTGTTCGAAAGCCTCGGTCGCCTCTACACCATGCCTGCGAGCGGTGGCACACCGCGCCGCCTGACGCGGGACAGTGGCGATGCGATGGAAGCCTACCCCGCATGGTCGCGCGATGGTTCCCAGATCGTCTATGTGCGCTGGACCGATGCCGGATTGGGCGAAATTCGCACAGTCGGGGCAAACGGGCAGGGCGGCCGCGCGATTACCAGCACTCCGGGCCATTATTCGCGCCCGCAATTCTCTCCCGATGGTCGCACCATCGTGTTCGAGCGCGGATCGGGTGGTTACCTGACTGCGCCCGAATATAGCGACAATTCCGGCGTGTATCGCATGCCCGCAAGCGGCGGTGAGCAGGTGCTTGTCAGCCGCAGTCACAGTCGCCCGCATTTCGGCGCGAGTAGCGATCGCATTTTCATGACCGGCTCTGACAGCGGCGCGCAGGCGCTGTTCTCCAGCGACCTCAACGGTGAGGATATCCGCACCCATGCGCGCGGCGATCTGGCGACAGGCTTCTATGTCTCGCCAACGGGCCGCCATGTGGCTTTCACCGAGAATTACGACGCCTATGCCATGCCGCTGATGCCGGGCGGGCAGACCGTCACCGTTTCGGGCAGCGCGCGCGCATTGCCGGTAGTCGAGGTTTCGGATTCGGGCGCCGATTACGTGCACTGGTCCGACGATGGAGATCAGCTCAACTGGTCGCTCGGCGCGATGCTGTATTCCGCCGACACGGATGAGCTGTTCGCCATGGCGCCTCCGGGCGAAGGGGAGACAAGCGGCTACGAACAACCCGAAACCGGCGTATCGCTGTTGCGCACTGTGCCAGCAGATCGCCACCAAGGCTCGCTCGCCATCACTGGTGCGCGCATCATCACCATGGCGGGTGACGATGGCGGCATCATCGAAGGCGGCACTATCCTGATCAACGGCGATGTGATCGCCGCGATTGGCCCCGCTGGTGAAGTGTCCGTCCCGGCGGGCACGCCGACAATCGATGCGAGCGGCCGCACGATCATTCCGGGTATTGTCGATGCCCACGCGCACGGCCCGGTGGCGACAAATGATCTCGTGCCGCAGCAGAACTGGCATTTGCAGCAGGTGCTCGCGCTGGGCACTACGACGATCCACGATCCATCGAGCGACAGCCCGTTCTTCGTTGCCGAAGACATGCAGCGCACCGGCATGATCCTTGCCCCGCGCATGTTCAGCACGGGCCGCATCATTTACGGGGCGCGCAGCCCCTATGCCTATGCGCAGATCGACAGTCTCGAAGATGCTCTCGACCATGTGCGCCGGCTGCGGGCGGAAGGCGCGCCGAGCGTCAAGAATTACAACCAGCCACGCCGTGAACAGCGGCAGATGGTGGTCGAGGCCGCGCGCCAGGAAAACATGCTTGTCGTGGCTGAAGGTGGCTCGCTTTACGGCATGGATATGAACCTTGTCGCCGATGGCAATTCGACGCTGGAGCACAATCTCCCCGTCGAGATCATGTATGAGGATGTGCTGCAGTTCTTCGAGCGGGCGAACACCAATTACACGCCCACTCTGGTCGTCGGCTATGGCGGCCTTGCGGGTGATCCCTATTGGCGGCAGGCGACCAATGCCTTTGAGCAGCCGCTGCTCGATGCCCATACGCCGCCCGCCATCCTGCGCGCCGCAACCGCGCGCCGCACGACAGCGCCCGAAGGCGACTTTGTGGATGACGATATCGCCCGAGAAGCAGCACGTCTCGCCGAGCGCGGAGTGGAAGTGTCAGCCGGTGGCCACGGCCAGCAGAGCGGCATCGACATTCATTGGGAAATCTGGTCCTTCGCACGCGGTGGCATGAGTCCGCTACAAGCGCTTGAAACCGCTACGATCGCTCCTGCGCGCTCACTCGGCATGGCGAGTGAGATCGGCTCTCTCGAAGTCGGTAAGCTGGCCGATCTGGTCATCCTTACGGGCAATCCGCTGGAGAACATCCAGAACACCCAGACCGTCGAAACCGTGGTGCTGGGCGGGCGCGCCTATGATGCGGCGACGCTGAACGAAGTCGTGACGGGAGACCGCCAGCGCGCGCCCTATTGGTGGGAAGATTGA
- a CDS encoding lasso peptide biosynthesis B2 protein yields MEIWLSLAWARFLIRFIAFRRWRHLLGPIDVEPDASVWPDLSEERLHQASSIGRLVNRVADRIRLFQVVCLPRAMACRWALARRGIPSRIIIGSKRGEEAGEGLLFHAWLMVGDRVLTGEDEREQFLAFGTPQRGLGSN; encoded by the coding sequence ATGGAAATCTGGCTCAGCCTGGCCTGGGCGCGGTTCCTCATTCGCTTCATCGCGTTTCGCCGCTGGCGGCATCTTCTGGGGCCAATTGACGTTGAGCCCGATGCGAGCGTGTGGCCTGATCTGAGCGAAGAGCGGCTGCATCAGGCATCGAGCATCGGGCGTCTCGTCAACCGGGTGGCCGATCGCATCCGTCTGTTTCAGGTGGTCTGTCTTCCGCGCGCCATGGCGTGCCGCTGGGCGCTGGCGCGCCGCGGCATACCTTCGCGCATCATCATCGGATCGAAGCGCGGAGAGGAGGCAGGTGAGGGCCTGCTGTTTCACGCCTGGTTGATGGTCGGCGACCGTGTGCTGACGGGCGAAGACGAGCGGGAGCAATTCCTCGCCTTCGGCACGCCGCAGCGCGGACTGGGGTCTAATTGA
- a CDS encoding LuxR C-terminal-related transcriptional regulator, protein MTVGNGATDEIDQRVVDLIASNPIASVVSDPRLPDNPIIACNDAFMELTGYDEDEIIGRNCRFLSGPGTEPWLTETIRQGVRERKAVMVEILNYKKDGTPFRNAVVVAPIFDEEGELEYFHGSQVELEDGAQSPVATRRARAVEKIKDLSKRQLEVMTMVAAGLRNKQIAYELGLSEKTIKMHRGLAMEKLGAKSSADMIRLAVEAGI, encoded by the coding sequence ATGACCGTGGGAAATGGAGCTACTGACGAGATCGATCAGCGTGTGGTCGATCTGATCGCATCGAACCCGATCGCCTCTGTGGTGAGCGATCCGCGCTTGCCCGATAACCCGATTATTGCCTGCAATGACGCGTTTATGGAGCTGACCGGCTACGATGAAGACGAGATCATCGGCCGTAATTGTCGCTTCCTGTCCGGCCCCGGCACGGAGCCATGGCTGACCGAAACCATCCGCCAGGGTGTGCGAGAGCGCAAGGCCGTAATGGTCGAAATCCTGAATTACAAAAAGGATGGCACGCCATTCCGCAATGCCGTGGTGGTCGCGCCGATTTTCGACGAAGAGGGTGAGCTGGAATATTTCCACGGCTCGCAAGTTGAGCTGGAAGACGGCGCTCAGAGCCCCGTTGCGACGCGCCGGGCGCGGGCGGTCGAGAAGATCAAGGACCTGTCAAAACGCCAGCTAGAAGTTATGACCATGGTCGCCGCAGGCCTGCGCAACAAGCAGATCGCCTATGAGCTTGGACTGTCTGAAAAGACGATCAAAATGCACCGCGGCCTCGCCATGGAAAAGCTTGGTGCGAAAAGCAGCGCGGATATGATCCGCCTTGCGGTCGAAGCCGGCATCTAG
- a CDS encoding kinase, producing the protein MSDPITQLIAREELPEHYAQIVEEHWKPLATQIARRAADRKPLIVGINGAQGSGKTTLCKVLEILLKQRGLRAVALSLDDLYLTYSERLQLAAEVHPLFATRGVPGTHAVAMGFAIIEDVLAGRAFEIPKFDKSCDDRSNEVTRVAGPVDVLLFEGWCVGAKAQPPEKLKRPINVLEAEEDPDAIWRTLINHWLGEDYSRMFALIDMLVMLKVDHFDAVLANRRKQEEKLAAMSPLGPGVLDEDELIRFVSHYERLTRHMLEEMPERADVVIEIDRDQKPRA; encoded by the coding sequence ATGAGTGATCCGATCACGCAGCTGATTGCGCGCGAAGAACTGCCTGAGCACTACGCGCAAATCGTCGAGGAGCATTGGAAGCCGCTCGCCACACAAATTGCGCGGCGGGCTGCGGACCGGAAGCCGCTGATCGTCGGCATCAACGGTGCGCAGGGTTCCGGCAAGACAACGCTCTGCAAAGTGCTCGAGATCCTGCTAAAGCAGCGGGGCCTGCGCGCAGTGGCGCTTTCGCTGGACGATCTTTACCTGACCTATTCCGAGCGCCTGCAATTGGCGGCAGAGGTGCACCCGCTGTTCGCCACGCGGGGCGTTCCGGGCACCCACGCCGTAGCGATGGGTTTTGCGATCATTGAAGACGTCCTGGCGGGGCGCGCTTTCGAAATTCCCAAGTTCGACAAGAGCTGCGACGATCGTTCGAACGAAGTGACCCGTGTCGCCGGCCCTGTCGACGTATTGTTGTTCGAAGGCTGGTGTGTCGGAGCCAAAGCTCAGCCGCCTGAAAAGCTGAAAAGGCCGATCAACGTATTGGAGGCCGAAGAGGACCCGGACGCCATCTGGCGCACTTTGATCAACCACTGGCTGGGCGAGGACTACAGCCGCATGTTCGCACTTATCGACATGCTGGTTATGCTGAAGGTCGACCACTTCGATGCGGTGCTCGCCAACCGCCGCAAACAGGAAGAAAAGCTCGCAGCAATGAGCCCGCTTGGGCCCGGTGTGCTGGATGAAGACGAGCTGATCCGCTTCGTCTCACATTACGAGCGCCTCACGCGCCACATGCTGGAGGAAATGCCCGAACGCGCCGATGTGGTGATCGAAATCGACCGGGACCAGAAACCCCGCGCCTGA
- a CDS encoding cytidine deaminase: protein MSDLLAKAKEARLRAHAPYSGFFVGAAVESVDGEVAVGANMENACYRLGVCAEQSALTAAQQAFGLENVARVLVIGGPADEGQPGVGPVTPCGGCRQAIAEAAQLSGRNIEIVCCDREGDETLTTSIAELLPSAFSLD, encoded by the coding sequence GTGAGCGACCTCCTCGCCAAGGCTAAGGAGGCGCGGCTGCGCGCCCATGCGCCCTATTCGGGTTTCTTTGTCGGGGCAGCGGTCGAGAGTGTCGATGGCGAAGTGGCGGTCGGCGCGAATATGGAGAACGCATGTTACCGCCTCGGCGTGTGTGCGGAACAATCTGCGCTCACCGCAGCTCAGCAGGCTTTCGGGCTTGAAAACGTCGCCCGCGTGCTTGTGATCGGCGGCCCGGCGGATGAGGGCCAACCCGGCGTCGGCCCGGTGACGCCGTGCGGCGGCTGCCGACAGGCGATTGCCGAAGCTGCGCAGCTTTCAGGCCGCAATATCGAGATCGTGTGCTGTGACAGGGAAGGGGATGAGACCTTGACCACCAGCATCGCCGAATTGCTGCCTTCTGCCTTTTCCCTCGATTAG